From Enterococcus wangshanyuanii, the proteins below share one genomic window:
- a CDS encoding CopY/TcrY family copper transport repressor, with amino-acid sequence MSDKKKTSAITDAEWEIMRVVWTKEETTSKEVTEILNEKTEWKSTTVKTLLSRLVEKEMLGTKRNGNKFTYFPLVEERRSIEVLSEDLLRKICSKKVGKVLESIITNSTLSFSDLDQLESLLQEKRKTAVEVVPCNCIPGQCQCHHVH; translated from the coding sequence ATGTCTGACAAGAAAAAGACTTCAGCAATCACCGATGCAGAGTGGGAGATCATGCGCGTTGTCTGGACTAAAGAAGAAACGACCAGTAAAGAAGTTACTGAGATTTTGAATGAAAAGACTGAGTGGAAAAGTACGACGGTGAAGACGTTGCTTAGCCGATTGGTAGAAAAAGAGATGCTTGGAACAAAGCGCAATGGGAATAAATTCACTTATTTTCCATTAGTGGAAGAGCGCAGAAGCATTGAAGTTCTTTCAGAAGATTTATTAAGAAAAATCTGTAGTAAAAAAGTCGGAAAGGTATTAGAATCGATCATTACTAATAGTACCTTGAGTTTCTCAGATCTTGACCAGCTGGAAAGCCTTTTGCAAGAGAAAAGAAAGACGGCTGTTGAAGTAGTTCCTTGTAATTGTATTCCTGGTCAATGTCAGTGTCATCATGTTCATTAA
- a CDS encoding heavy-metal-associated domain-containing protein: protein MEKTVTINGMKCDGCVNIVKENFESIAGVQQAAVDLEKKSASITSDREISNTELQQALSETKFTVA, encoded by the coding sequence ATGGAAAAAACAGTAACGATCAATGGAATGAAGTGTGACGGCTGTGTAAATATCGTCAAAGAAAATTTTGAATCGATTGCAGGTGTTCAACAAGCCGCAGTTGATCTTGAAAAAAAATCTGCTTCTATCACAAGCGATCGAGAAATTTCAAATACAGAGCTGCAGCAAGCTCTGTCAGAAACAAAATTTACGGTTGCTTAA
- a CDS encoding GNAT family N-acetyltransferase gives MTVFSLRDYQRSDLEELVALFNSTVQAINKKDYTEQQIEQWVQPTPDYEKWDAALSSTYTRVVLVGMKIVGFGNISKSGKLDYLYVSKEWIGYGAGKLLANDLIDHAFKAGAKEITVHSSITAKTFFESLGFKVIKQNNNYRNGVLLLNYLMVYAKESTPDKKFFPFM, from the coding sequence ATGACTGTATTCAGTTTAAGAGACTATCAACGTTCTGACTTAGAAGAATTGGTTGCGTTATTTAATTCAACCGTTCAAGCGATCAATAAAAAAGATTATACAGAACAACAAATCGAACAATGGGTGCAGCCCACACCTGACTATGAAAAATGGGATGCGGCCTTAAGTTCAACTTACACACGTGTCGTATTGGTTGGTATGAAAATCGTTGGTTTTGGGAATATTTCAAAATCAGGTAAACTTGATTATTTATATGTAAGCAAAGAATGGATCGGTTACGGTGCAGGAAAATTATTAGCAAATGATTTGATCGATCACGCCTTTAAAGCTGGAGCAAAGGAAATTACTGTCCACTCTTCGATCACAGCGAAAACATTCTTTGAATCACTTGGCTTCAAGGTAATAAAACAAAACAATAATTATCGAAATGGTGTGCTCTTACTAAATTATTTGATGGTTTATGCTAAAGAAAGTACGCCTGATAAAAAGTTCTTTCCCTTTATGTAA
- a CDS encoding PH domain-containing protein — protein sequence MNFLLYVILVGVNFLMAFTGRIPANPHKNIILETTLPKEKLQDPQVLAVSKLYKKRLLQGAIAFLFIALPVIIIPYDSLTMIYFLTVLFGFIGTFYYLEVIYIRKMTAVKVQNKWFLPTKPILVDTKLVANKNRKLISIWWFLPSFILTIAGAIYSLTAVGKDNGSWLLFLISFLLFGFFLLFYYFIGRLPVKPLTSDEAINQQVNDLMRHHWSVLMAVSALVLSPLPFIAGLSVILPYEQMMLLTFGFVLAILLFIVFTFYYLFSSRKKQDQLIALAEEYRYSDEDQYWRYAIYINPNDKRILVPDRVGMNISTNLGRPAGKIIMSIVGIFVFVTLIAVSIPMLISDFSSNPFELATSHDGINLSAPFSKNRAIEWNEIESVQLINELPKNTIRVYGTATENYMTGEFQVDNEPAYLLVYRKKQPILEIETKDKRYYYTNKNSRLTKKYYEEIQSIREQ from the coding sequence ATGAATTTTTTATTATATGTGATCCTCGTGGGTGTTAACTTTTTGATGGCTTTTACAGGACGAATCCCTGCAAATCCTCACAAAAATATTATTTTAGAAACGACTTTACCAAAAGAAAAGCTGCAAGACCCTCAAGTTTTAGCTGTTAGTAAGTTGTATAAAAAACGGTTACTGCAAGGGGCTATCGCTTTTCTATTCATTGCTTTACCCGTGATCATCATTCCTTATGATTCACTGACAATGATCTACTTTTTAACTGTTCTATTTGGTTTTATCGGGACTTTTTACTACTTAGAAGTGATCTATATTCGTAAAATGACGGCCGTTAAAGTTCAAAATAAATGGTTTTTGCCTACAAAACCGATCTTGGTAGATACCAAGCTTGTTGCCAATAAAAACCGCAAATTGATCAGTATCTGGTGGTTTTTACCGAGTTTTATCCTCACTATTGCCGGAGCGATCTACTCATTAACTGCTGTCGGTAAGGATAATGGATCTTGGCTGCTTTTTCTTATCAGTTTCCTCTTATTCGGTTTTTTCTTGCTTTTCTATTATTTTATCGGACGTTTACCTGTTAAACCTTTGACAAGTGATGAAGCGATCAATCAACAGGTCAACGATTTAATGCGACACCACTGGTCTGTCTTGATGGCTGTATCAGCTTTGGTTTTGAGCCCACTACCTTTTATAGCTGGCTTGTCTGTCATTTTACCTTATGAACAAATGATGCTTTTGACCTTTGGTTTTGTTTTAGCCATTTTACTATTCATTGTGTTTACCTTCTATTATCTATTTTCTTCTCGCAAAAAGCAGGATCAGTTGATTGCTCTAGCAGAAGAATATCGTTATAGTGATGAAGATCAATACTGGAGATATGCGATTTATATCAATCCTAATGATAAAAGAATTCTTGTCCCTGATCGGGTCGGGATGAATATTTCAACAAATCTGGGGCGCCCTGCTGGAAAAATCATCATGAGTATTGTTGGTATCTTTGTTTTTGTTACCTTGATTGCAGTGAGCATCCCTATGTTGATCAGCGATTTTTCATCAAACCCATTTGAACTGGCAACTTCCCACGATGGCATCAATTTGTCTGCCCCATTTTCTAAAAATAGAGCCATCGAATGGAATGAAATCGAGTCGGTGCAATTGATCAATGAGCTTCCTAAAAATACCATTCGCGTTTACGGAACAGCTACAGAGAATTACATGACTGGTGAATTTCAAGTAGATAATGAACCAGCTTATCTCCTCGTTTATCGAAAAAAACAACCGATCTTAGAAATAGAAACGAAAGATAAGCGCTACTACTATACCAATAAAAATAGTCGCTTGACCAAAAAATATTACGAAGAGATTCAATCTATCCGTGAACAGTAG
- a CDS encoding GntR family transcriptional regulator translates to MLLEIDTQSQTPIYQQICNQLIIGIAKNQLHAGEQLPSVRQLADEIGVNMMTVSKAYTSLKADGYILTDRRNGTIVADRQSPTSQFQEYFSERLDLLLAEAAIHQVSEEMVQKKVKQIYQKFEQ, encoded by the coding sequence ATGCTATTGGAAATAGATACTCAAAGTCAAACGCCCATTTATCAACAAATCTGTAATCAACTAATCATTGGAATCGCTAAAAATCAGCTACATGCTGGTGAACAATTACCATCTGTTCGTCAACTGGCCGATGAAATAGGTGTCAATATGATGACTGTTTCAAAAGCGTATACATCATTAAAGGCAGACGGTTATATTTTAACGGATCGACGAAATGGGACGATCGTCGCTGATCGGCAATCACCGACATCACAGTTTCAAGAATATTTTTCTGAACGATTGGATTTATTGTTAGCTGAAGCTGCTATCCATCAAGTCTCAGAAGAAATGGTACAAAAAAAAGTGAAACAGATTTATCAAAAATTTGAACAATAA
- a CDS encoding aminopeptidase C yields MSTIEPTMTQKFRTAFAENNKQNALQRSVVKNGISASAQNQAAEVNNVPVFSVDLATGKVANQKQSGRCWMFAALNTFRHKMINSFNLKDFELSQNYTFFWDKYEKSNYFYENIIATADQELDSRKVAFLLATPQQDGGQWDMIVSIFQKYGVVPKTAMPESSNSSNSRDLNNYLNKKLRKDATILRGLIHNGKTIEEVQAAKEIMLGEIYNFLAISLGTPPENFDFEYRDEEKNYHLDQGLTPQSFYEKYVGVDLDDYVSVINAPTADKPYNKTYTVEMLGNVVGSKAVKYINVDMTTFKKLAAAQLEQGESVWFGCDVGQSSTRDSGIMSLDAYEMNDLFDIDFTMTKAERLDFGESLMTHAMVLTGVDLIDGVSTKWKVENSWGEKVGDKGFFVMSDAWMDEYTYQIVVRKEFLSQELQEVWQQEPIMLAPWDPMGALA; encoded by the coding sequence ATGTCAACAATCGAACCTACAATGACACAAAAATTTCGCACTGCTTTTGCAGAAAACAATAAGCAAAATGCGCTGCAAAGAAGCGTCGTAAAAAATGGTATCAGCGCTTCGGCTCAGAACCAAGCGGCAGAAGTGAATAATGTTCCTGTTTTTTCTGTAGATCTTGCGACTGGGAAAGTAGCAAATCAAAAACAAAGTGGACGTTGCTGGATGTTTGCAGCGCTGAATACGTTTAGACACAAAATGATCAATAGCTTTAATCTAAAAGATTTTGAACTATCTCAAAATTATACTTTTTTCTGGGATAAATATGAGAAATCTAACTATTTCTATGAAAATATCATTGCAACTGCTGATCAAGAATTAGACAGTCGCAAAGTAGCTTTCCTTTTAGCAACACCACAACAAGATGGTGGACAGTGGGATATGATCGTTTCTATTTTCCAAAAGTATGGTGTGGTACCAAAAACTGCGATGCCGGAAAGCAGCAATAGCTCTAATTCTCGTGATTTAAATAATTACCTAAACAAAAAATTGAGAAAAGATGCAACCATCCTTCGTGGGCTGATCCACAATGGTAAAACAATTGAAGAAGTACAGGCAGCAAAAGAAATTATGCTGGGAGAAATTTATAATTTTTTGGCGATCTCGTTGGGAACACCGCCAGAGAACTTTGATTTTGAATACCGCGATGAGGAGAAAAATTATCATCTGGATCAAGGGTTGACCCCGCAATCTTTCTATGAAAAATATGTTGGTGTTGATTTAGACGACTATGTCAGCGTGATCAATGCACCAACGGCAGATAAGCCGTATAATAAAACGTATACGGTTGAAATGCTTGGCAACGTAGTCGGCAGTAAAGCAGTGAAATATATTAATGTAGATATGACAACGTTTAAAAAATTAGCAGCTGCTCAATTAGAACAAGGAGAGTCTGTTTGGTTTGGGTGTGATGTTGGTCAATCTTCTACGAGAGATAGCGGGATCATGTCGTTAGATGCCTATGAGATGAATGATCTTTTTGATATCGATTTTACGATGACAAAAGCAGAGCGTTTGGATTTCGGTGAAAGCTTGATGACACACGCAATGGTCTTGACAGGTGTCGATTTGATCGATGGCGTGTCTACAAAATGGAAAGTTGAAAACAGCTGGGGAGAAAAAGTTGGTGATAAAGGCTTCTTCGTGATGAGTGATGCTTGGATGGATGAATATACGTATCAAATCGTAGTGCGTAAAGAGTTCCTGTCTCAAGAATTACAAGAAGTTTGGCAACAAGAACCCATCATGTTAGCACCTTGGGATCCAATGGGGGCATTAGCTTAA
- a CDS encoding DMT family transporter — translation MNKDWIKLIIGAFFEVLWVIGMKHSSNWWQLLLTGIFILISFYALIKAGETLPVGTAYAVFVGLGTAGTVVSGILFFGEDFKISKILLIIVLLAGVMGLKFVTGEKGEE, via the coding sequence ATGAATAAGGACTGGATAAAATTGATCATTGGCGCTTTTTTTGAAGTGCTGTGGGTGATTGGAATGAAGCATAGCTCTAACTGGTGGCAATTGTTGCTGACGGGTATCTTCATTTTGATCAGCTTCTATGCGTTGATCAAGGCTGGAGAAACATTACCAGTCGGAACAGCATATGCTGTGTTTGTCGGCTTAGGAACAGCCGGCACGGTTGTTTCAGGTATTCTGTTTTTCGGTGAAGATTTCAAGATCAGCAAGATTTTACTGATCATTGTTTTATTAGCTGGTGTCATGGGATTGAAATTTGTAACAGGTGAAAAAGGAGAGGAATAA
- a CDS encoding DMT family transporter codes for MSWIFLIIAGIFEMLGVASINRFNQRKDNKSLFLLVLAFASSFIFLYLAMRQLPMGVSYAIWTGIGAAGGAILGMVLYGESNDWRRILFIGVILSSVIGLKLIA; via the coding sequence ATGAGTTGGATCTTTTTGATCATTGCCGGAATTTTTGAAATGTTAGGTGTCGCTTCGATCAATCGTTTTAATCAAAGGAAAGATAATAAGTCTCTCTTTTTATTGGTTTTGGCTTTTGCCAGCAGCTTTATTTTTTTATATTTAGCGATGAGACAGTTACCGATGGGTGTTTCATATGCCATATGGACGGGGATCGGGGCAGCAGGAGGCGCAATTTTAGGGATGGTTCTTTATGGGGAATCAAACGATTGGCGGAGAATTTTATTCATTGGAGTTATTTTGTCATCAGTCATAGGCTTAAAATTGATCGCTTAG
- a CDS encoding recombinase family protein, with product MTVIGYMRVSTQQQKFDSQRQALEKYGVDVIYKERESGRKTSRSELNKALAQLKSGDTLVIFKLDRLSRGTKQLLSLLEEFDRKNIHFVSIQNNIDTSTPMGRFFFTIMGAFAEMEAELIRERVIAGLDAARENGKQLGRPPRTKEVQQALKLYTESELSVPEIAERCDISIPTVYHHIKKQNLYRKLH from the coding sequence ATGACAGTTATCGGCTATATGCGCGTCAGTACACAGCAGCAGAAATTTGATTCCCAAAGACAAGCACTTGAAAAATATGGTGTTGACGTGATCTACAAGGAAAGAGAGAGCGGACGTAAAACATCTAGAAGTGAATTGAATAAAGCTCTCGCTCAATTGAAATCTGGAGATACATTAGTCATTTTCAAGTTGGATCGATTATCCAGAGGAACGAAGCAACTGTTAAGTTTATTAGAAGAGTTTGATCGAAAAAATATCCACTTCGTAAGCATCCAAAATAACATCGATACCTCGACACCGATGGGACGCTTCTTTTTCACGATCATGGGGGCATTTGCTGAGATGGAAGCAGAATTGATCAGAGAAAGGGTGATCGCAGGCTTAGATGCGGCTAGAGAAAATGGAAAACAACTTGGACGCCCACCGCGTACGAAAGAAGTCCAGCAAGCTCTAAAGCTTTACACCGAATCTGAATTATCCGTTCCTGAAATCGCCGAAAGATGTGATATCTCTATTCCTACCGTCTATCATCATATAAAAAAGCAAAATCTATATAGAAAACTCCATTAA